The Streptococcus sp. S5 genome contains a region encoding:
- a CDS encoding ABC-F family ATP-binding cassette domain-containing protein, translating into MSILEVKNLSHGFGDRAIFEDVSFRLLKGEHIGLVGANGEGKSTFMSIVTGKMQPDEGKVEWSKYVTAGYLDQHSVLEEGQTVRDVLRTAFDELFTAEARINDLYMAMAEDGADVDALMEEVGELQERLESRDFYTLDAKIDEVARALGVMDFGMETDVTALSGGQRTKVLLAKLLLEKPDILLLDEPTNYLDAEHIDWLKRYLQNYENAFVLISHDIPFLNDVINIVYHVENQQLTRYSGDYYQFLEVYEMKKSQLEAAYERQQKEIADLKDFVARNKARVATRNMAMSRQKKLDKMELIELQSEKPKPSFEFKNARTPGRFIFQAKDLQIGYDRPLTKPLNLTFERNQKVAIIGANGIGKTTLLKSLLGIIPTIAGEVERGDYLELGYFEQEVEGGNRQTPLEAVWNAFPALNQAEVRAALARCGLTTKHIESQIQVLSGGEQAKVRFCLLMNRENNVLVLDEPTNHLDVDAKDELKRALKEYKGSILMVCHEPDFYEGWMDQIWDFNELT; encoded by the coding sequence ATGAGTATTTTAGAAGTGAAAAATTTGAGTCACGGTTTTGGGGATCGGGCGATTTTTGAGGATGTGTCCTTCCGTTTGCTAAAAGGAGAGCATATCGGTCTTGTCGGGGCCAATGGTGAGGGGAAATCGACCTTCATGAGCATCGTGACTGGTAAAATGCAACCTGACGAAGGAAAGGTGGAGTGGTCTAAGTATGTGACGGCAGGTTACCTGGATCAGCATTCGGTCTTAGAAGAAGGACAAACGGTTCGCGATGTCTTACGGACCGCTTTTGATGAGTTGTTCACAGCTGAAGCTCGCATCAATGACCTCTATATGGCCATGGCAGAAGACGGAGCCGATGTCGATGCTCTGATGGAAGAAGTAGGAGAACTTCAAGAGCGTCTAGAAAGCCGTGATTTTTATACCTTGGATGCCAAGATTGATGAAGTAGCCCGGGCTCTTGGGGTCATGGACTTTGGCATGGAGACGGATGTGACGGCCCTTTCAGGTGGGCAGCGGACCAAGGTCCTTTTGGCTAAATTGCTCCTTGAAAAACCAGATATCCTTCTCTTGGATGAGCCAACCAACTACTTGGATGCAGAGCACATCGATTGGCTCAAACGCTACTTGCAGAACTATGAAAATGCCTTTGTCCTCATTTCCCACGACATTCCATTCTTGAACGATGTGATCAATATCGTCTACCATGTGGAAAATCAGCAGTTAACCCGCTATTCCGGAGACTACTACCAATTCCTTGAAGTCTATGAAATGAAGAAATCGCAATTGGAAGCGGCTTATGAGCGCCAGCAAAAAGAGATTGCTGATTTGAAAGATTTCGTAGCCCGCAATAAGGCGCGTGTGGCTACACGGAATATGGCCATGTCTCGTCAGAAGAAGCTGGACAAGATGGAACTCATTGAGTTGCAAAGCGAGAAACCAAAGCCATCCTTTGAATTTAAAAATGCTCGGACTCCTGGACGCTTTATCTTCCAGGCTAAGGATCTTCAGATTGGCTATGATCGTCCTTTGACCAAGCCTTTGAACCTAACGTTTGAACGCAATCAAAAGGTAGCCATCATCGGAGCCAACGGGATCGGGAAAACCACTCTCTTGAAGAGCTTGCTGGGAATCATCCCAACAATCGCTGGAGAAGTCGAGCGTGGAGATTACCTAGAGCTTGGTTACTTCGAGCAAGAGGTCGAAGGTGGCAATCGTCAAACACCACTAGAAGCAGTCTGGAATGCCTTTCCGGCTCTCAACCAAGCAGAAGTCCGTGCCGCCCTTGCCCGCTGTGGCTTGACGACCAAACACATCGAGAGCCAAATCCAGGTGTTATCCGGTGGGGAGCAAGCTAAGGTACGCTTCTGTCTCTTGATGAACCGTGAAAACAATGTCTTGGTACTAGACGAACCAACCAACCACTTGGATGTGGATGCCAAAGATGAATTGAAACGGGCTCTGAAAGAGTACAAGGGATCGATTCTCATGGTTTGCCACGAGCCAGACTTCTATGAAGGCTGGATGGATCAAATCTGGGACTTTAATGAATTGACGTAA
- a CDS encoding methylated-DNA--[protein]-cysteine S-methyltransferase, with the protein MTLYLKQFYESPMGLLSIIVSEEGLVELDFYDPKEDAPDPYGALEQVHPYHEKVKEWLDHYFAGDPIPISFPLAPQGTAFQERVWQLLREIPYGETKTYGQLAQDLSCGSAQAVGQAVGRNPLTILVPCHRVMGKDGQLTGYASGLDRKRWLLHHEGIIWKEK; encoded by the coding sequence ATGACTCTCTATCTTAAACAATTTTATGAAAGTCCTATGGGGCTTCTTTCGATCATTGTCAGTGAGGAAGGCCTTGTAGAGCTTGATTTTTATGATCCGAAAGAGGATGCGCCTGATCCCTATGGGGCGCTGGAGCAGGTCCATCCCTACCATGAGAAGGTGAAGGAGTGGTTGGACCATTATTTTGCGGGAGATCCAATCCCTATCAGCTTTCCACTAGCGCCACAAGGAACAGCCTTTCAAGAGCGAGTGTGGCAGTTATTGCGAGAGATCCCATATGGTGAGACCAAGACCTATGGCCAACTTGCCCAGGATCTTTCTTGTGGTTCAGCCCAGGCCGTGGGACAGGCTGTTGGACGCAATCCCTTGACGATCTTAGTCCCTTGTCACCGCGTGATGGGAAAAGATGGACAACTGACGGGCTATGCGTCTGGACTCGATCGCAAACGCTGGCTCTTACACCATGAAGGAATTATCTGGAAGGAGAAATAA
- a CDS encoding peptidylprolyl isomerase, giving the protein MKKLIALLLFSGLALTACSSNKTDTNASSSSKEKTEQTATSSSSEKDQKKIEEEQKKLEQLRKDFNDAMTNENAVFPQLSTDVAEDEAEVKITTTEGDITVKLFPKYAPLAVENFLTHAKEGYYNGLLFHRVINNFMIQTGDPKGDGTGGESIWKGKDKSKDSGTGFENEYSPYLYNLRGALAMANSGPNTNGSQFYINQNKDDISSKLPTDRFPAKIIDAYKNGGNPTLDGGNYTVFGQVIDGMDVVDKIASAETDDKDKPKIDIKIEKIEILKDYNFKK; this is encoded by the coding sequence ATGAAAAAATTAATCGCACTACTATTATTTTCCGGCTTGGCTTTGACAGCTTGTTCGTCCAATAAGACAGACACTAACGCTTCAAGCTCAAGCAAAGAAAAGACAGAGCAGACAGCAACTTCTAGCTCTAGTGAAAAAGATCAAAAGAAAATTGAAGAAGAACAAAAAAAATTAGAACAACTGCGCAAAGATTTTAACGATGCCATGACCAATGAAAATGCTGTCTTCCCACAACTCTCAACTGATGTGGCTGAAGACGAAGCAGAGGTTAAAATCACGACAACTGAAGGCGACATCACTGTGAAGCTCTTCCCTAAATATGCGCCCCTTGCAGTTGAAAACTTCTTGACCCACGCAAAAGAAGGCTACTACAATGGCTTACTCTTCCACCGTGTTATTAACAACTTTATGATCCAAACTGGGGATCCTAAGGGAGACGGTACGGGTGGCGAGTCCATCTGGAAGGGCAAAGACAAATCCAAAGATTCAGGTACTGGTTTTGAGAATGAGTATTCTCCATACCTTTACAACCTTCGTGGAGCCCTTGCCATGGCCAATTCTGGTCCAAATACCAATGGTAGTCAATTCTATATCAACCAAAATAAGGATGATATTTCTAGCAAGCTCCCGACTGACCGCTTCCCAGCTAAGATCATCGATGCTTATAAAAATGGTGGAAATCCAACCCTTGATGGTGGCAACTACACTGTCTTTGGACAAGTCATCGATGGCATGGATGTGGTCGATAAAATCGCCTCTGCCGAAACTGATGATAAGGACAAACCAAAAATAGACATCAAGATTGAAAAAATCGAGATCTTAAAAGACTATAATTTCAAGAAATAA
- the yabA gene encoding DNA replication initiation control protein YabA has translation MNKKELFDALDGFSQNLLVTLAEVEAIKKNLKQVIEENTALRLENDKLRERLGEVEKTSSAKSQHHGRENLQRIYNDGFHICTYSYGQRRENDEECMFCDELLFRE, from the coding sequence ATGAATAAAAAAGAATTATTTGATGCTTTAGACGGCTTTTCTCAGAATTTGTTGGTCACCTTGGCTGAAGTCGAAGCCATCAAGAAAAATTTGAAACAAGTCATCGAAGAAAATACAGCTCTTCGCTTAGAAAATGATAAATTGAGAGAGCGTTTGGGGGAAGTGGAGAAGACTTCATCCGCAAAGTCACAACACCATGGTCGTGAAAATTTGCAACGTATTTACAACGATGGTTTTCATATCTGCACTTATTCCTACGGTCAACGCCGTGAGAACGATGAAGAGTGTATGTTTTGTGACGAGTTGTTATTTAGGGAGTAA
- the rsmI gene encoding 16S rRNA (cytidine(1402)-2'-O)-methyltransferase, with protein sequence MQIQRSFKGEKKTGVLYLVPTPIGNREDMSYRMVQTLKDVDLIAAEDTRNTGLLLKHFEIATPQTSFHEHNAMEKIPDLIAHLESGKDVAQVSDAGLPSISDPGHDLVKAAIEREIPVVAVPGPSAGITGLIASGLAPQPHIFYGFLPRKEGQQKAFFQEKVAYPETQIFYESPHRVKATLENMLAVYGDRPVVLVRELTKIYEEYTRGSISELVAFLEENPLKGECLLIVEGAKEEELDLEEVDLIQEIDTLVQEGMKKNQAIKQVAKQYGLQKSELYARYHQD encoded by the coding sequence ATGCAGATCCAACGAAGTTTTAAAGGGGAAAAGAAAACAGGGGTGCTTTACCTGGTCCCAACACCGATCGGCAATCGGGAGGATATGAGTTACCGCATGGTCCAGACCTTAAAGGATGTCGACTTGATCGCAGCTGAGGATACTAGAAATACAGGCCTCTTGCTCAAGCATTTTGAGATTGCGACACCCCAGACTAGCTTTCATGAGCACAATGCCATGGAGAAAATTCCAGATCTGATCGCCCATTTAGAATCAGGAAAGGATGTGGCACAAGTCTCAGATGCAGGACTCCCTAGTATTTCTGACCCCGGTCATGATCTGGTCAAGGCAGCGATTGAACGAGAGATTCCTGTCGTAGCTGTGCCTGGTCCTAGTGCGGGTATAACGGGTTTGATTGCCAGTGGTCTAGCCCCTCAACCTCATATTTTTTATGGATTTCTGCCTCGCAAAGAGGGGCAACAGAAGGCCTTTTTCCAAGAAAAAGTGGCCTATCCTGAGACTCAGATCTTTTATGAGTCTCCCCATCGAGTGAAGGCAACCTTAGAGAATATGTTGGCTGTCTATGGGGATCGTCCTGTCGTCCTGGTTCGTGAATTAACCAAAATCTACGAGGAATATACTCGCGGCAGTATTTCTGAGTTAGTCGCATTTCTTGAAGAAAATCCCCTCAAAGGGGAGTGCCTCCTGATCGTCGAAGGAGCCAAGGAAGAAGAGCTAGACCTAGAAGAGGTCGACTTGATCCAAGAGATCGATACCTTGGTCCAAGAGGGCATGAAGAAAAATCAAGCAATTAAACAGGTCGCCAAACAATACGGCCTGCAAAAGAGTGAGCTCTATGCTCGTTACCATCAAGACTAG
- a CDS encoding arsenate reductase family protein — translation MYTFIEYPKCSTCRKAKSELDGLQCEFQSQNIVTETPTSKELQDWMAASGLPIKSFFNTSGMKYRELGLKDKVDQLTVKEAADLLSSDGMLIKRPLLVKDGKVVQVGYRKPYADLGL, via the coding sequence ATGTATACCTTTATTGAATACCCAAAATGTTCGACTTGTCGAAAGGCTAAATCAGAATTGGACGGTCTCCAATGTGAGTTTCAAAGCCAAAATATTGTCACAGAAACACCTACTAGCAAAGAATTGCAAGACTGGATGGCAGCGTCTGGCCTACCGATCAAGTCTTTCTTTAATACTAGCGGGATGAAATACCGGGAACTCGGTTTGAAAGATAAGGTGGATCAACTGACAGTGAAAGAAGCGGCGGATCTCCTTTCTTCAGACGGTATGCTAATCAAGCGGCCTCTGCTTGTCAAAGACGGAAAAGTGGTTCAAGTGGGCTACCGGAAACCATACGCAGACTTAGGTTTGTAA
- a CDS encoding GNAT family N-acetyltransferase has product MEIRMAYPNEIKRIMEIIQDAKESLAQRQVDQWQDGYPDEEIIFADILESRGYVAVEDQEVVAYAAVYKGNEAAYNEIYDGKWEHDNYMYVTFHRVAVAKEAAGKGVAQTFLQGLIEGEKGPDFRCDTHPDNLVMQHLLEKLGYHYCGKVPIDGVRLAYQKIKRKAETSLFQVVSEEDRWDQRAEAAYNDSLS; this is encoded by the coding sequence ATGGAAATTAGAATGGCTTATCCCAACGAGATTAAGCGAATTATGGAAATCATCCAAGATGCCAAGGAAAGCCTGGCTCAAAGACAGGTCGACCAGTGGCAGGATGGCTATCCAGATGAAGAGATCATTTTTGCGGATATTCTAGAAAGTCGTGGCTATGTGGCCGTTGAAGATCAGGAAGTCGTGGCCTATGCAGCTGTCTACAAGGGCAACGAAGCGGCCTATAATGAGATTTACGATGGCAAGTGGGAGCATGACAACTATATGTATGTCACTTTTCACCGCGTCGCTGTAGCCAAAGAAGCTGCTGGCAAAGGGGTGGCTCAGACCTTCCTTCAAGGTTTAATCGAAGGAGAAAAAGGGCCAGATTTCCGTTGCGATACGCACCCGGATAATCTGGTCATGCAACATTTGCTTGAAAAATTGGGCTACCATTATTGTGGGAAGGTCCCTATTGATGGAGTCCGTCTGGCTTATCAAAAGATCAAACGAAAAGCAGAAACTAGTCTATTCCAAGTGGTCTCAGAAGAAGATCGCTGGGACCAAAGAGCAGAAGCGGCCTACAATGACTCTCTATCTTAA
- a CDS encoding DNA polymerase III subunit delta': MKLEEIQQLQPELVERFTQILEHKQLSHAYLFTGSFASFEMALLLAQSQFCEDLQGVWPCGKCRSCRLIAEEEFSDVKIVRPVNQIIKTDRIRSLVQDFSQSGFEGSRQVFIVQDADKMHTNAANSLLKVMEDPQSEIYLFLLTSDENLILPTIKSRAQQVHFPKKQAYLTKLLEKEGLIKSQANLVARFSFSLEEAEQQKKNATFFELAKVCDQFIERCQSNLNRAYLEVTRLVSLADDKEKQSQAFRLMELALEEQLRLSRSQQLLDKLSLARRMWKANVSFQNALEYMVLSLES, translated from the coding sequence ATGAAGCTAGAAGAGATCCAACAGCTCCAGCCAGAATTGGTGGAGCGCTTCACCCAGATCTTAGAACACAAACAGCTCAGTCATGCTTATCTCTTTACGGGTTCTTTTGCCAGTTTTGAGATGGCTCTCTTGCTAGCTCAGAGTCAATTTTGCGAAGATTTGCAGGGAGTCTGGCCTTGTGGCAAATGCCGTTCCTGCCGCTTGATTGCAGAAGAAGAATTCTCAGATGTAAAGATCGTGCGTCCGGTCAACCAGATCATTAAGACGGACCGTATTCGCTCGCTCGTTCAAGACTTTTCTCAATCAGGGTTTGAAGGAAGTCGGCAGGTCTTTATCGTCCAAGATGCGGATAAGATGCATACCAATGCGGCCAACTCTCTTTTAAAAGTCATGGAAGACCCCCAGAGTGAGATCTATCTCTTCTTGTTGACATCCGATGAAAACTTGATCTTACCGACTATCAAGAGTCGGGCCCAGCAGGTCCATTTTCCTAAAAAGCAAGCCTACCTAACTAAACTGCTAGAAAAAGAAGGCTTGATCAAATCACAGGCAAATTTAGTAGCTCGTTTTAGTTTTAGTCTCGAAGAAGCAGAGCAGCAAAAAAAGAATGCTACGTTTTTTGAACTGGCAAAAGTTTGTGATCAGTTCATCGAACGGTGTCAATCCAATTTGAATCGTGCTTATTTGGAAGTGACCCGTTTAGTGAGCCTAGCAGATGATAAGGAAAAACAAAGCCAGGCCTTTCGTTTGATGGAGTTGGCTTTAGAAGAGCAGTTGCGCTTGAGTAGATCCCAGCAGTTGCTTGATAAATTGAGTCTTGCTCGCAGGATGTGGAAGGCCAATGTTTCTTTTCAAAATGCTCTAGAATATATGGTGTTGAGCTTAGAAAGTTAA